A stretch of the Bombyx mori chromosome 14, ASM3026992v2 genome encodes the following:
- the LOC105841605 gene encoding LINE-1 retrotransposable element ORF2 protein, whose translation MLFNTYDRDHTPFQKKTQTKTNTPSRTGGLQPTTTNNPSQHLFELQLNTSQLKQQNQILPRRLVTEGGLDHHPLTIKQKLDTATPNIRSTPSRLVGDRNHNPPITQEINCENSYTKSKIYIAALNVLTLKNDESLTELVYALKQIKWDIVGLSEVRRMGERIISHPDFLLYHIGTTPGQYGVGFIIKKYLTNYVESFIGVSERIALMNLKLPGYKDPWTIIQVYSPTEQSDTVSIESFYLDLNKTIQDYAYKNLVVIGDFNGQIGERQPEEDTVLGPFVYGKKARSRNGERLVNFAQENGLRILNTVFKKKESKMWTWSSPDGKTKNQIDFIMSNKSRYFSNMKVISNFNFNTNHRIIRAELTTTPPKNSRPRNNMMNTKPTKYQISQIANSVMTKLIDYKKETTNMEVQEKYDWLEGAIKAAIQQGTNNKDLSNKWMTTKTINLLKQRANLIKEKNSNDNRKQIAKLSKEIKESIRKDRTQKRMETIERHILQTGGIKKAHKELSNKKDWIVQMKDSNSLKENRRQGILGIARSYYKKLYENNIEEKEIELLEFSSVPSIIQDEIEFAIETQRDNKAPGPDRISNEVLKQAKQTITPILKEIFNDIINTETIPQQWTKSNIILLYKKGDQYDIGNYRPISLMSNLYKIFAKILLKRMEGKLDEQQPIEQAGFRRNYSVLDHIHAVRQIIEKYTEYQLIYYLAFVDYTKAFDSLIHANIWEALREQGIEQKYIRLIRNVYKNSSACIQLEKKGDSFKIQKGVRQGDPLSPKLFSSVLEMIFRSLDWENLGLNIDGRTLTHLRFADDIVLFAKTPGDLNRMLNELASESEKVGLKLNPEKTKVMTNGTKSSINVGKSEITYVEEYIYLGQLISPKDNINKEIKRRIANSWKRYWDLREIMKDKNLHIGTKGKLFNVCILPILMYGSQTWALTKNITNRIAICQRAMERSMIGVKRKDKIRNTNIRKNTKTQDVTLKIKRLKWKWAGHMVRGKEKWSKITTHWYPREGKRKRGRQQKRWDDDIRQVAGITWSRVARERSEWSRLEEAFANWQTDLQRVNKHQIHQF comes from the coding sequence ATGCTTTTCAATACTTACGACAGAGATCACACTCCTTTtcagaaaaaaacacaaacaaaaactaATACTCCATCAAGAACCGGAGGATTACAACCGACAACAACAAACAATCCAAGTCAACATTTATTTGAACTACAACTAAATACGTCACAgctaaaacaacaaaatcaaaTACTCCCAAGACGGCTGGTCACCGAGGGAGGATTAGACCATCACCctctaacaataaaacaaaaattagatACTGCAACCCCAAATATTAGATCTACCCCAAGCCGATTGGTGGGGGATAGGAACCACAACCCCCCAATAACACAAGAAATCAATTGCGAAAACAGCTACACGAAATCAAAAATTTATATTGCAGCCCTCAATGTACTTACACTGAAAAACGATGAAAGCCTTACAGAACTAGTATATGCGTTGAAACAGATTAAATGGGACATTGTCGGCCTGAGTGAGGTAAGGCGAATGGGAGAAAGAATTATTTCCCATCCAGACTTCCTTCTATACCATATAGGAACGACCCCAGGTCAGTATGGAGttggttttattataaaaaaatacctcaCAAACTATGTTGAGAGCTTTATAGGAGTATCAGAACGCATAGCACTGATGAATCTTAAGCTACCTGGGTACAAAGATCCATGGACCATCATACAAGTATACTCACCCACGGAACAATCCGATACAGTATCAATAGAGTCATTCTACCTAGACCTAAATAAAACAATCCAAGACTATGCTTACAAAAACCTTGTTGTGATAGGAGACTTCAATGGCCAAATTGGAGAACGACAACCAGAAGAAGACACAGTCTTGGGACCATTTGTGTATGGAAAAAAGGCCAGAAGCAGAAACGGAGAAAGACTTGTAAACTTTGCACAGGAGAATGGCTTGAGAATCTTAAACACAGTGTTCAAGAAGAAAGAAAGTAAGATGTGGACCTGGTCATCACCAGACgggaaaacaaaaaaccaaatAGATTTTATAATGTCTAATAAAAGTAGATACTTCTCTAACATGAAAGTTATAAGCAATTTCAACTTCAATACAAACCATCGAATTATTCGAGCAGAACTAACGACAACCCCGCCAAAAAACTCAAGACCAAGAAACAATATGATGAACACAAAACCTACCAAATACCAAATATCCCAAATAGCCAACTCTGTAATGACAAAACTTATAGATTACAAAAAAGAGACAACAAACATGGAGGTGCAAGAAAAATACGACTGGTTAGAAGGAGCAATCAAAGCAGCTATTCAACAAGGGACTAATAACAAAGACCTATCTAACAAGTGGATGACTACCAAAACAATCAACCTTCTCAAACAAAGAGCTaacttaattaaagaaaaaaatagtaacGATAATCGAAAGCAAATAGCAAAACTCAGCAAAGAAATTAAAGAAAGTATTAGAAAAGATAGAACTCAAAAAAGAATGGAAACAATAGAGagacacattttacaaacaggAGGTATAAAAAAGGCACATAAggaattatcaaacaaaaaggaCTGGATCGTACAGATGAAAGATAGTAATAGCTTGAAGGAAAATCGAAGGCAAGGAATATTAGGAATTGCTAGATCTTACTACAAgaaattatatgaaaacaaCATAGAGGAAAAAGAAATAGAGTTGTTGGAATTCTCATCCGTGCCCAGCATCATACAGGATGAAATAGAATTCGCTATAGAAACTCAAAGAGACAATAAAGCTCCAGGACCCGACAGAATAAGTAACGAAGTACTAAAACAAGCGAAACAAACAATAACACCTATTCTCAAAGAAATCTTCAACGATATCATCAACACAGAAACGATTCCCCAGCAATGGACTAAATCCAATATAATCCTTCTGTACAAAAAAGGTGATCAGTACGATATTGGAAACTACCGACCCATAAGTTTAATGTCCAACCTGTACAAAATATTTGCAAAGATCTTGCTCAAGCGAATGGAGGGCAAACTCGACGAGCAACAGCCAATAGAACAAGCAGGTTTTAGAAGAAACTACTCAGTACTTGATCATATCCATGCTGTTAGGCAAatcattgaaaaatatacagaATATCAACTCATATACTATCTAGCATTTGTCGATTACaccaaagcatttgactcatTAATACATGCAAACATCTGGGAGGCGTTAAGAGAACAAGGAatagaacaaaaatatataagattGATTAGAAATGTTTACAAAAACAGCTCGGCGTGCATTCAGCTAGAAAAGAAAGGAGATTCGTTTAAGATACAAAAAGGAGTAAGACAAGGAGATCCTCTCTCTCCAAAACTTTTCTCCTCTGTTTTGGAAATGATCTTCAGGAGCCTTGATTGGGAGAATCTGGGTTTAAATATAGACGGCCGCACACTAACACACTTAAgatttgccgatgacattgtgtTATTCGCAAAAACACCGGGAGACCTAAATAGAATGTTAAACGAACTAGCCTCGGAGAGTGAAAAAGTAGGACTAAAATTAAATCCcgaaaaaacaaaagtaatgacCAACGGAACCAAAAGCAGCATAAATGTAGGCAAGTCAGAAATTACCTATGTCGAAGAATATATATACCTCGGACAGCTGATATCACCTaaagataatataaacaaagagATCAAAAGAAGAATTGCAAACAGTTGGAAGAGGTATTGGGATCTGAGAGAAATAATGAAAGATAAAAACCTTCATATAGGAACAAAAGGCAAACTATTCAATGTTTGCATTCTACCAATTTTAATGTATGGAAGCCAAACATGGGCCTTAACAAAAAACATAACCAATAGAATTGCTATTTGCCAACGAGCAATGGAAAGAAGCATGATAGGAGTAAAAAGGAAGGATAAAATAAGAAACACTAACATTAGGAAAAATACTAAGACACAAGACGTaactctaaaaataaaaaggctaAAATGGAAGTGGGCGGGACACATGGTCAGAGGAAAAGAAAAATGGAGCAAAATAACTACACATTGGTACCCAAGGGAAGGCAAGAGGAAAAGAGGCAGGCAACAAAAAAGATGGGACGATGATATTAGGCAGGTTGCGGGCATAACATGGAGTAGAGTAGCCAGAGAGAGATCAGAATGGAGTaggttagaggaggcctttgccaaCTGGCAAACGGACTTACAGAGAGTAAACAAGCACCAAATAcaccaattttaa